A single genomic interval of Perca fluviatilis chromosome 19, GENO_Pfluv_1.0, whole genome shotgun sequence harbors:
- the ttl gene encoding tubulin--tyrosine ligase gives MNTPMYTFVSRDDNSTVYAEVSKILLSTGQWKRLKKDNPRFNLMLGERNRLPFGRLGHEPGLVQLVNYYRGADKLCRKASLVKLIKTSPELSDSSNWFPESYIIYPTNLNTPVAPATNGISHLKNNPKTDEREVFLASYHSKKESGEGTVWIAKSSAGAKGAGILISHDANQLLEYIDNQGQVHVIQKYLEKPLLLEPGHRKFDIRSWVLVDHHYNIYLYREGVLRTSSEPYNSSDLQDMTSHLTNHCIQKEHSQNYGRYEEGNEIFFDEFRLYLLNTHNVTLETNILPQIKHIIKSCLTCIEPTISTKHLSYQSFQLFGFDFMVDESFKVWLIEINGAPACAQKLYPELCQGIVDVAVSSVFTMNSGGDCPSASSSPYSSSPSSTFTTNSCSSPKLRGPLHVGPFTRL, from the exons ATGAATACCCCGATGTACACGTTTGTTTCCCGTGACGACAACAGCACGGTTTATGCAGAAGTTTCCAAAATCCTCCTCTCAACCGGACAATGGAAGAGGCTGAAAAAAGACAATCCCAGATTCAACTTAATGCTTGGGGAACGGAACAGACTGCCCTTTGGACGTCTgg GCCACGAACCAGGACTGGTTCAGCTGGTGAATTACTACAGAGGAGCAGACAAGCTGTGCAGGAAGGCGTCATTGGTCAA GCTAATAAAGACCAGCCCGGAGCTGTCTGACTCCAGTAACTGGTTTCCAGAATCCTACATCATCTATCCTACCAACCTCAACACCCCTGTTGCTCCAGCTACAAATGGCATTAGCCATCTGAAGAACAATCCCAAGACGGATGAGCGAGAAGTTTTCTTGGCCTCCTATCACTCTAAAAAAGAAAGTGGGGAGGGCACAGTGTGGATAGCCAAGTCTTCTGCCGGAGCTAAGG GTGCTGGTATTTTGATATCCCATGATGCTAATCAGCTGCTGGAGTACATTGATAATCAGGGACAGGTTCATGTTATTCAGAAGTACCTGGAGAAACCTCTGCTTCTGGAGCCGGGACATCGGAAGTTTGACATCAG GAGCTGGGTGCTAGTGGACCATCACTACAACATCTATTTATACCGGGAGGGTGTGCTGCGGACGTCCTCAGAGCCCTACAACAGCTCTGACCTGCAGGACATGACCAGCCACCTGACCAACCACTGCATCCAGAAGGAGCACTCCCAGAACTACGGCCGATACGAGGAGGGGAACGAGATCTTCTTTGATGAGTTCAGGCTGTACCTGCTGAACACTCACAATGTCACCCTGGAGACCAACATATTACCTCAGATCAAGCACATCATAAA GAGCTGTCTGACATGTATCGAGCCGACAATCAGCACCAAGCACCTGTCCTACCAGAGCTTCCAACTATTTGGATTCGATTTCATGGTGGACGAGAGCTTCAAAGTCTGGCTCATTGAGATCAATGGAGCTCCAGCCTGTGCACA GAAACTATATCCAGAGCTGTGTCAAGGTATCGTGGACGTGGCCGTTTCCAGCGTCTTCACCATGAACAGCGGCGGTGACTGCCCATCTGCTTCCTCTTCACCTTATTCGTCCTCCCCATCCTCCACGTTCACCACCAACTCCTGCTCCTCTCCCAAACTGAGAGGGCCTCTTCACGTGGGCCCTTTCACTCGGCTGTAA